One stretch of Candidatus Zixiibacteriota bacterium DNA includes these proteins:
- a CDS encoding serine/threonine protein kinase, which produces MLTAGDTLAHFKILSKLGEGGMGEVFLAEDTKLNRQVALKTLRDDYFDNEDRRERFEREAKTAAQIQHANIMAIYDIGVGKSPDGKRDIHYIVMEYIRGKHLNEFLVGKPEDVGKALRIAEKIASGLAAAHKLNIVHRDIKPENVIVDEHEEPKILDFGLAKPMSPLQNAEPAASPSGATVKADLTKV; this is translated from the coding sequence ATGCTCACAGCCGGCGATACTTTAGCCCACTTCAAGATCCTCAGCAAACTTGGCGAGGGCGGCATGGGTGAGGTTTTTCTTGCTGAGGACACCAAACTCAATCGCCAAGTTGCCCTCAAGACGCTCCGCGACGACTACTTCGACAACGAGGATCGCCGCGAACGGTTCGAGCGCGAAGCCAAGACCGCCGCACAGATTCAGCATGCCAATATCATGGCGATCTATGACATCGGCGTCGGAAAATCGCCCGATGGCAAGCGCGACATCCATTACATCGTAATGGAGTACATTCGCGGGAAACATTTGAACGAGTTCCTGGTCGGCAAACCGGAGGACGTGGGCAAGGCGCTGCGGATTGCCGAGAAGATTGCCTCCGGGCTGGCCGCCGCACACAAGTTGAACATTGTTCATCGCGACATCAAGCCGGAGAACGTGATCGTCGACGAGCACGAAGAACCGAAAATCCTCGATTTCGGCCTGGCCAAGCCGATGTCGCCGCTGCAAAACGCCGAGCCCGCGGCCAGTCCCTCCGGCGCGACCGTCAAGGCCGATCTGACCAAGGT
- a CDS encoding DUF72 domain-containing protein, whose product MGPFYPEDTKPAEFLSYYARQFDTVEVDATYYAIPSARTVEGWVEKTPEGFLISAKFPRSIVHGGEGATPAPDLILKPEATYADRDRFLKVIATLGTRLGPLVLQFPYFSKKVFTSREPFLERLDRFLGDLPKNFEYGVEIRNKTWLKADFADLLRRHQVSLVLVDQAWMPHGDEVEKLFDPVTGGVCYIRLLGDRQQIEAITKTWDREVIDREESLERWSAFLVRMMARQIRTLVYINNHYAGHAPATLRRLKELFERAAAQ is encoded by the coding sequence GTGGGTCCATTCTATCCGGAGGATACCAAGCCGGCAGAGTTTCTCAGCTATTATGCCAGGCAGTTTGACACCGTCGAGGTTGACGCCACCTATTATGCCATACCGTCGGCTCGGACGGTAGAAGGCTGGGTGGAAAAGACGCCGGAGGGCTTTCTGATTTCGGCGAAATTCCCGCGTTCGATTGTGCATGGCGGGGAGGGCGCAACACCGGCACCGGATCTGATTCTCAAGCCGGAAGCGACGTATGCTGATCGCGACCGTTTCCTGAAGGTAATCGCCACGCTCGGCACTCGCTTGGGGCCGCTGGTGTTGCAGTTTCCCTACTTCTCCAAGAAGGTGTTTACATCGCGTGAACCGTTTCTGGAACGACTCGACCGATTCCTCGGAGATTTGCCGAAGAATTTCGAGTACGGCGTCGAAATTCGCAACAAGACCTGGCTGAAGGCCGATTTTGCTGACTTGCTCCGTCGCCACCAAGTGAGCTTGGTGCTGGTCGATCAAGCCTGGATGCCACACGGCGACGAGGTCGAGAAGCTGTTCGATCCGGTCACCGGTGGTGTTTGCTATATCCGGCTCCTTGGTGATCGCCAACAGATCGAGGCGATCACCAAAACTTGGGACAGAGAGGTTATCGACCGGGAAGAGAGTCTGGAACGCTGGAGCGCATTCCTGGTACGGATGATGGCGCGGCAGATTCGGACTTTAGTCTACATTAACAACCACTATGCCGGCCATGCTCCGGCAACCTTGCGGCGGTTGAAAGAGTTGTTCGAGCGCGCCGCTGCCCAGTAA
- a CDS encoding diguanylate cyclase — translation MLELIARLERFPKWLSASLALSLVVLIAALYFATDALLAVSIFYFVPIAIAAWSSGRLAAVTIALISAGLLAIVDIESGVILRNPDFTPVNEILRWLLFTLIALMLAALKETADHHRNTARVDDLTGISNRRAFQEFAELEIARARRTGKPITIAFTDIDDFKLINDSCGHQAGDRLLAQTAELMKKNIRAVDRVARFGGDEFVLLLSETDFAAAEQVMKRLKADLSSMATANAWPVSFSTGVYTFVRPPESVDDMISRADKLMYTVKQTGKNRLLHGQD, via the coding sequence ATGCTTGAACTCATTGCACGGCTGGAACGCTTCCCAAAGTGGCTCAGCGCCTCACTGGCATTGTCGCTGGTGGTCCTCATCGCCGCCCTTTATTTTGCGACCGATGCGCTGCTTGCGGTCTCGATCTTCTATTTCGTTCCGATCGCCATCGCCGCCTGGTCGTCCGGGCGGCTGGCCGCCGTAACGATTGCCCTGATCAGCGCCGGACTGCTGGCCATTGTCGACATCGAAAGCGGCGTTATTCTTCGCAATCCCGATTTCACACCGGTAAATGAGATTCTGCGCTGGCTTCTGTTTACGCTGATCGCACTGATGCTCGCGGCGCTGAAGGAGACCGCCGATCACCACCGGAACACCGCGCGTGTCGATGACTTGACGGGCATCTCGAACCGCCGCGCTTTCCAGGAGTTCGCTGAACTCGAAATTGCCCGCGCCAGACGTACCGGCAAGCCGATAACGATCGCTTTCACCGATATCGATGACTTCAAGCTCATCAACGATAGCTGCGGGCATCAGGCCGGTGATCGCCTGCTGGCCCAAACCGCCGAACTGATGAAGAAAAACATCCGCGCCGTCGACCGCGTCGCCCGCTTCGGTGGCGATGAATTCGTTCTTCTACTGTCCGAGACCGATTTTGCAGCAGCCGAGCAGGTGATGAAGCGGCTCAAGGCCGATCTAAGCTCGATGGCCACTGCCAACGCCTGGCCAGTTTCGTTCTCAACCGGTGTCTACACGTTCGTCCGCCCGCCGGAGTCGGTGGATGACATGATTTCCCGAGCTGACAAACTGATGTACACCGTCAAGCAGACCGGCAAGAACCGCCTGCTCCATGGTCAGGATTAG
- a CDS encoding superoxide dismutase: MMAYELPALTYAYDALEPFIDKETMNIHHTKHHQTYVTKLNEALAAHAELQRKTVEDLVRDLGSVPDAIRTAVRNHGGGHANHSFFWKILKKDVKPSGKIIEAINSTFGGQEQFKEKFTAAAAGVFGSGWAWLVASGGKLEIMSTPNQDSPLTQGKTPIIGIDVWEHAYYLKYQNRRPEYIGAFFNVINWDEVNKMLATAK; this comes from the coding sequence ATCATGGCTTACGAATTACCGGCGTTGACTTACGCTTATGACGCGCTGGAGCCGTTCATCGACAAGGAAACGATGAACATTCATCACACCAAGCACCATCAGACCTACGTCACCAAGCTGAATGAGGCATTGGCAGCACATGCCGAGTTGCAGAGAAAGACGGTCGAGGACTTGGTCCGTGACCTGGGCAGTGTGCCGGACGCAATCCGGACGGCGGTGCGCAATCACGGCGGCGGGCATGCGAATCATAGCTTCTTCTGGAAGATTTTGAAGAAAGATGTCAAACCGAGCGGTAAGATCATCGAAGCAATCAATTCGACGTTCGGTGGACAGGAACAATTCAAGGAGAAGTTCACGGCGGCGGCCGCGGGCGTGTTCGGATCCGGTTGGGCATGGCTGGTGGCTTCCGGCGGCAAGCTGGAGATCATGTCGACGCCGAACCAGGATTCGCCCTTGACACAAGGAAAGACCCCGATCATCGGCATCGATGTCTGGGAACATGCTTATTATCTGAAGTACCAGAACCGCCGGCCCGAATATATTGGCGCGTTCTTTAACGTGATCAACTGGGACGAGGTCAACAAGATGCTGGCGACCGCCAAATAG